The following DNA comes from bacterium.
AGGATGCCACGACGATCAGATCGATCATGACCTGCGCGCCCAGCGGCAGCGACGCGACCTGTACGGCGGCGCGGGCCGGGGGGGCCTCCCCGAAGAATTCCGCGTAGACCTCGTTCACCGCCGCGAAGTCGGCCAGGTCGGCCAGATAGAGCGTCGCCCTCGCGGTGTCGGTCATGGACAGGCCCGCCGCCGCGACGACGGCCGCCAGGTTGGTCAGCGCCCGGCGTGCCTGCGCGGCCGCGCCTCCCTGGACCAGGTCGCCCGTGGCGGGGTCGAGCCCGATCTGCCCGGCCGTGTAGAGCGCGCCGCCGGCCAGCA
Coding sequences within:
- a CDS encoding Rid family detoxifying hydrolase — its product is LAGGALYTAGQIGLDPATGDLVQGGAAAQARRALTNLAAVVAAAGLSMTDTARATLYLADLADFAAVNEVYAEFFGEAPPARAAVQVASLPLGAQVMIDLIVVAS